The Meles meles chromosome 12, mMelMel3.1 paternal haplotype, whole genome shotgun sequence genome includes a window with the following:
- the DRG1 gene encoding developmentally-regulated GTP-binding protein 1 — MSSTLAKIAEIEAEMARTQKNKATAHHLGLLKARLAKLRRELITPKGGGGGGPGEGFDVAKTGDARIGFVGFPSVGKSTLLSNLAGVYSEVAAYEFTTLTTVPGVIRYKGAKIQLLDLPGIIEGAKDGKGRGRQVIAVARTCNLILIVLDVLKPLGHKKIIENELEGFGIRLNSKPPNIGFKKKDKGGINLTATCPQSELDAETVKSILAEYKIHNADVTLRSDATADDLIDVVEGNRVYIPCIYVLNKIDQISIEELDIIYKVPHCVPISAHHRWNFDDLLEKIWDYLKLVRIYTKPKGQLPDYTSPVVLPYSRTTVEDFCMKIHKNLIKEFKYALVWGLSVKHNPQKVGKDHTLEDEDVIQIVKK; from the exons ATGAGCAGCACCTTAGCCAAGATCGCGGAGATTGAAGCCGAG ATGGCTCGGACTCAAAAGAACAAGGCCACAGCACACCACCTAGGGTTGCTTAAGGCTCGCCTTGCTAAGCTTCGTAGAGAGCTCATTACCCCaaaaggtggtggtggtggtgggccaGGAGAag GTTTTGATGTGGCCAAGACAGGTGATGCTCGAATTGGGTTTGTGGGTTTTCCATCAGTGGGGAAGTCAACACTGCTTAGTAACCTGGCAGGGGTATATTCTGAGGTGGCAGCCTATGAGTTCACTACTCTGACCACTGTGCCTGGTGTCATCAGATACAAAGGTGCCAAGATCCAG CTCCTGGATCTTCCGGGTATCATTGAGGGTGCCAAGGATGGGAAAGGTAGAGGCCGTCAAGTCATTGCAG tGGCCCGAACATGTAACTTGATCCTGATTGTTCTGGATGTCCTGAAACCCTTGGGACATAAAAAGATAATTGAAAATGAGCTGGAAGGTTTTGGCATTCGCCTGAACAGCAAACCCCCCAACATTGGCTTTAAGAAGAAGGATAAAGGAGGCATTAATCTTACGGCCACT TGCCCTCAGAGTGAGCTGGATGCTGAAACTGTGAAGAGCATTCTGGCCGAATACAAAATTCACAATGCTGATGTGACGCTGCGTAGTGATGCCACAGCAGACGACCTCATCGATGTGGTGGAAGGAAACAG AGTTTATATACCTTGTATCTACGTGTTGAATAAGATAGATCAGATTTCCATTGAGGAATTGGATATCATCTATAAGGTGCCTCACTGTGTACCCATTTCTGCCCATCATCGCTGGAATTTTGATGACCTATTGGAAAAGATCTGGGACTATCTGAAACTAGTGAGGAT TTACACCAAACCCAAAGGCCAGTTGCCAGATTATACATCTCCAGTGGTGCTGCCTTACTCTAGGACTACAGTGGAAGATTTTTGCATGAAGATTCACAAAAACCTTATCAAAGAATTTAAATA CGCTCTGGTCTGGGGTCTCTCTGTGAAACACAATCCTCAAAAAGTGGGTAAAGATCATACGTTGGAGGACGAGGATGTCATTCAGATTGTGAAGAAGTGA